A stretch of the Sphingosinithalassobacter tenebrarum genome encodes the following:
- the ahpC gene encoding alkyl hydroperoxide reductase subunit C: MAKIGDKLKPFTTQAYKEGKFVEVSDTDVTGKWAVFFFYPADFTFVCPTELEDLADIYPKLQEMGVEVYSVSTDTHFCHKAWHDTSEAIGKINYYMLGDQNHTISNNFDNLREGVGLADRGTFVVDPEGVIQLVEVTPEGVGRNAAELLRKIKALQYWVSHPGEVCPAKWEEGEKTLAPSLDLVGKI; encoded by the coding sequence ATGGCGAAGATCGGAGACAAGCTGAAACCCTTCACGACGCAGGCCTACAAGGAAGGCAAGTTCGTGGAAGTCAGCGACACCGACGTGACCGGTAAGTGGGCCGTGTTCTTCTTCTACCCGGCGGACTTCACCTTCGTCTGCCCGACCGAGCTCGAAGACCTCGCCGACATCTATCCCAAGCTTCAGGAAATGGGCGTCGAAGTCTATTCGGTATCGACCGATACGCATTTCTGCCACAAGGCATGGCACGACACGTCGGAAGCGATCGGCAAGATCAACTATTACATGCTGGGCGACCAGAACCACACCATTTCGAACAATTTCGACAACCTGCGTGAAGGCGTCGGCCTGGCCGATCGCGGCACGTTCGTCGTCGATCCCGAAGGTGTGATCCAGCTCGTCGAAGTGACGCCCGAAGGCGTCGGCCGCAACGCCGCCGAGCTTCTGCGCAAGATCAAGGCGCTTCAGTACTGGGTCAGCCATCCGGGTGAAGTCTGCCCGGCGAAGTGGGAAGAAGGCGAGAAGACGCTCGCGCCTTCGCTCGACCTCGTCGGCAAGATCTAA
- the epsC gene encoding serine O-acetyltransferase EpsC: MFLRLKAYLDSIKARDPAPRSRMEILLYPGVWALFYHRVAHRFYRRGWYFAARAVNHWSRWLTAIDIHPGAKIGRHFFIDHGFTVIGETAEIGDDVTIYQNVTLGGTSPDNGVAGKRHPTVQDGAIIGSGAQVLGPITLGPRSRVGANAVVTKDVAEGAVVVGIPARPTLVEAETWQKEFVPYGTPCSEMFDPATQKLEIMRCEVETLRKRLDALMAEREGQSEEGHRDRA; this comes from the coding sequence ATGTTTTTGCGGCTGAAAGCATATCTGGATTCGATCAAGGCGCGCGATCCCGCGCCGCGGTCGCGCATGGAAATCCTGCTCTATCCCGGCGTCTGGGCACTCTTCTATCATCGCGTGGCGCATCGATTCTACCGGCGCGGCTGGTATTTTGCGGCGCGCGCGGTCAATCACTGGTCGCGCTGGCTGACTGCGATAGACATCCATCCCGGTGCGAAGATCGGGCGGCATTTCTTCATCGATCACGGCTTCACGGTGATCGGCGAGACCGCCGAGATCGGCGATGACGTCACCATCTATCAGAACGTCACGCTTGGCGGGACGAGCCCCGACAACGGCGTGGCGGGCAAGCGTCACCCGACCGTTCAGGACGGCGCGATCATCGGTTCCGGTGCGCAGGTACTCGGCCCCATCACGCTCGGCCCGCGCTCCCGCGTCGGCGCCAATGCAGTGGTGACGAAGGACGTTGCCGAAGGCGCAGTCGTCGTCGGCATCCCCGCGCGCCCGACATTGGTCGAGGCGGAGACCTGGCAAAAGGAATTCGTCCCCTACGGCACGCCGTGCAGCGAGATGTTCGATCCCGCGACGCAGAAACTGGAGATCATGCGTTGCGAGGTCGAGACGCTGCGCAAGCGGCTCGACGCATTGATGGCGGAGCGCGAAGGCCAGAGCGAAGAAGGACATCGCGACCGGGCCTGA
- a CDS encoding hydrogen peroxide-inducible genes activator, whose product MATTYLPTLKQLQYLVALRDAGHFGRAAEACFVTQSTLSAGIRELETLIGVTLVERTRRVVRFTPLGEKIVDKARRVLREADELGDIARSAGRPLSGEMRMSVIPTIAPFLLPRILPRLRKDYPDLKLFLREETSAHACESLHHGRSDCVLLALPYACGDVETEILFDDRLFVAFPEGELEPPMPDAVEPEAIDEGRLLLLEDGHCLKDHALAACNRPELRAESTMLGTSLYTMVQMVENGLGVTMLPEMAVTAGILDNTHVTARPLHAENAARQIALVWRKASPRERDFRLLAEVLGAKP is encoded by the coding sequence GTGGCAACCACCTATCTGCCGACGCTCAAGCAGCTCCAATATCTGGTGGCGCTGCGCGACGCGGGCCATTTCGGCCGCGCCGCCGAGGCCTGTTTCGTCACGCAATCGACGCTGTCGGCCGGTATCCGTGAGCTGGAAACGCTGATCGGTGTCACGCTGGTCGAGCGCACCCGCCGCGTCGTCCGCTTCACGCCTCTGGGCGAGAAGATCGTCGACAAGGCGCGCCGCGTGCTGCGCGAAGCCGATGAACTGGGCGACATCGCCCGCTCCGCCGGACGGCCGCTGTCGGGCGAGATGCGGATGAGCGTCATCCCCACCATCGCGCCCTTCCTGCTGCCGCGCATCCTGCCGCGGCTGCGCAAGGACTATCCCGATCTAAAGCTGTTTCTGCGCGAAGAAACCAGCGCGCATGCCTGCGAAAGCCTGCATCATGGCCGCAGCGACTGCGTGCTGCTCGCGCTTCCCTATGCCTGCGGCGATGTCGAAACCGAGATCCTGTTCGACGACCGGCTGTTCGTCGCCTTTCCCGAGGGCGAGCTCGAACCGCCGATGCCCGATGCCGTCGAACCCGAGGCGATCGACGAAGGCCGGCTGCTGCTGCTCGAAGACGGGCATTGCCTAAAGGACCATGCACTCGCCGCATGCAACCGCCCCGAACTGCGCGCGGAATCGACGATGCTTGGCACGTCGCTCTACACGATGGTGCAGATGGTGGAGAACGGCCTCGGCGTGACGATGCTTCCAGAAATGGCGGTCACGGCGGGGATCCTCGATAATACCCATGTCACCGCGCGCCCGCTCCACGCCGAAAACGCCGCGCGCCAGATCGCGCTGGTCTGGCGCAAGGCATCCCCGCGCGAACGCGATTTCAGGCTGCTGGCCGAAGTGCTGGGCGCCAAGCCCTGA
- the gntA gene encoding guanitoxin biosynthesis heme-dependent pre-guanitoxin N-hydroxylase GntA has protein sequence MPLASYCGMERLAEPSCDTLEQELRTIIEAHDFPCVGAKAALARGNLRVVSARDMLSAWNDLEIHGALLEWAHAYRKAPEGFRSLAVVFETPLDLDEADFEKAMWHRIQSFADKDAWLGQEYDSDVSPDPEDPHFSLSFGGEAFFVVGLHPNASRPARRFPHPTLVFNLHDQFERLREEGKYERMRERILARDIKLAGDINPMLARHGEASEARQYSGRLVTNGWKCPFQDPRK, from the coding sequence ATGCCACTGGCGAGTTATTGCGGCATGGAGAGACTTGCCGAACCCAGCTGCGATACGCTCGAGCAAGAGCTGCGCACGATCATCGAAGCCCATGACTTCCCCTGTGTCGGCGCCAAGGCGGCGCTGGCACGCGGCAATCTGCGCGTTGTCAGCGCACGCGACATGCTCAGTGCTTGGAACGACCTGGAAATTCACGGCGCGCTGCTCGAATGGGCGCATGCCTATCGCAAGGCGCCGGAGGGATTCCGCAGCCTGGCGGTGGTGTTCGAGACTCCACTCGATCTGGACGAAGCCGATTTCGAAAAGGCGATGTGGCATCGCATCCAGTCCTTCGCCGACAAGGATGCCTGGCTGGGGCAGGAATATGACTCCGATGTCAGTCCCGATCCCGAAGACCCGCATTTCTCGCTGAGTTTCGGCGGCGAGGCGTTTTTCGTGGTCGGGCTCCATCCCAATGCCTCGCGCCCCGCGCGGCGCTTTCCGCATCCGACACTCGTGTTCAATCTCCACGATCAGTTCGAGCGGCTGCGCGAGGAAGGCAAATATGAGCGGATGCGCGAGCGCATACTGGCGCGCGACATCAAGCTTGCCGGCGACATCAATCCGATGCTCGCACGGCACGGTGAGGCGAGCGAGGCACGGCAATATAGCGGGCGCCTCGTCACCAATGGCTGGAAATGCCCGTTTCAGGATCCCCGCAAATGA
- the phoU gene encoding phosphate signaling complex protein PhoU, with translation MASLNEHTVKAFDEELTQLRGLVAQMGGLAEQAVTGAIDALKKHDLQLARDIIAGDQRIDDIESEIERLAIRLIALRAPMADDLREIVAALKIASVLERAGDYAKNIAKRVAIIEDHGTIEPLSVLPAMAAITSDMLRDVLDAFAARDAETAIAVCKRDKTVDDFYNSIFRALVTFMMENPKSITQVAHLLFVAKNLERIGDHATNVAEMVYYAATGEHMDERERGDSPLSN, from the coding sequence ATGGCCAGCTTGAACGAACATACCGTCAAGGCATTCGACGAGGAACTTACGCAGCTGCGCGGCCTGGTCGCGCAGATGGGTGGCCTTGCCGAACAGGCCGTCACCGGCGCGATCGACGCGCTGAAAAAGCATGACCTCCAGCTGGCGCGCGACATCATTGCGGGCGACCAGCGGATCGACGATATCGAAAGCGAAATCGAACGGCTGGCGATCCGGCTGATCGCGCTGCGTGCCCCGATGGCGGACGATCTGCGCGAAATCGTCGCGGCGCTGAAAATCGCCAGCGTGCTCGAACGCGCGGGCGACTATGCCAAGAATATTGCGAAGCGTGTCGCGATCATCGAGGATCACGGCACGATCGAACCGCTGTCGGTGCTGCCGGCAATGGCGGCGATCACCAGCGACATGCTACGTGACGTGCTCGATGCCTTTGCCGCGCGCGATGCCGAAACCGCGATCGCGGTCTGCAAGCGCGACAAGACAGTCGACGATTTCTACAATTCGATTTTCCGCGCGCTGGTGACGTTCATGATGGAAAATCCGAAGAGCATCACGCAGGTGGCGCACCTGCTGTTCGTTGCCAAGAATCTCGAACGGATCGGCGACCATGCCACCAATGTCGCCGAAATGGTCTATTACGCCGCGACCGGGGAACATATGGACGAGCGCGAACGCGGCGACAGTCCGCTGTCCAACTGA
- the pstB gene encoding phosphate ABC transporter ATP-binding protein PstB, with translation MTARDVHVYYGATHAIKGVSIDIDMDHVTAFIGPSGCGKSTFLRTMNRMNDTIAAARVEGQITLDGEDIYAPSMDVVQLRARVGMVFQKPNPFPKSIYENVAYGPRIHGLAASKADMDQIVERSLKRAGLWEEVKDRLTDSGTAMSGGQQQRLCIARAIAVDPEVILMDEPCSALDPIATAKIEELIHELRGNYAIVIVTHNMQQAARVSQRTAFFHLGNLVEYGVTSDIFTNPREERTKDYITGRYG, from the coding sequence ATGACCGCGCGCGACGTTCACGTCTATTACGGCGCGACGCACGCCATCAAAGGCGTGTCGATCGACATCGACATGGACCATGTAACGGCATTCATCGGTCCGTCGGGCTGCGGCAAATCGACGTTCCTGCGGACGATGAACCGGATGAACGACACGATCGCGGCTGCGCGCGTCGAGGGGCAGATCACGCTGGACGGCGAAGATATCTACGCCCCGTCGATGGACGTGGTGCAGTTGCGCGCGCGCGTCGGCATGGTGTTTCAGAAGCCCAATCCTTTTCCCAAGTCGATCTACGAGAATGTCGCATACGGCCCGCGCATCCACGGGCTGGCGGCTTCCAAGGCCGACATGGACCAGATCGTCGAACGCTCGCTGAAGCGCGCCGGCCTGTGGGAGGAAGTCAAGGATCGCCTGACCGACAGCGGGACCGCCATGTCGGGCGGCCAGCAGCAGCGGCTGTGCATCGCGCGTGCCATTGCCGTCGATCCCGAAGTCATTCTGATGGACGAGCCCTGCTCGGCACTCGACCCCATCGCGACCGCCAAGATCGAGGAACTGATCCACGAATTGCGGGGCAATTACGCAATCGTGATCGTCACGCACAATATGCAACAGGCAGCACGCGTTTCGCAGCGCACGGCGTTTTTCCACCTCGGAAACCTTGTGGAATATGGTGTGACGTCCGACATTTTCACCAATCCGCGCGAAGAGCGGACGAAGGATTACATCACCGGCCGCTACGGCTGA
- a CDS encoding sulfite exporter TauE/SafE family protein has product MFESLDLAALLPFIGIGVAAQLVDGALGMAFGVISSTLLVSVMGVPPATASAGVHLVECFTTGISGISHALHRNVNWRLFLRLAMPGVIGGILGAYVLTSLDAAVTRPFVMGYLALIGVYLLIRAIRFPPKHRQPKIVEPLGLAGGFLDAAGGGGWGPVVTSNLLVQGAPPRETIGTVNTSEFVLTMSISAAFLIQIGTEGFSAGFLNPVLGLLIGGIIAAPFGAFFARRVPARALLIIVGAVLTLTSAFSLWKALT; this is encoded by the coding sequence ATGTTCGAATCGCTCGATCTGGCGGCGTTGCTCCCCTTCATCGGCATCGGTGTTGCCGCCCAGCTCGTCGACGGCGCGCTCGGAATGGCCTTCGGCGTGATTTCCAGCACCTTGCTGGTCAGCGTCATGGGCGTGCCGCCCGCCACTGCTTCGGCGGGCGTCCATCTGGTCGAATGTTTCACCACCGGCATTTCCGGCATCAGCCATGCCCTCCATCGCAATGTGAACTGGCGGCTGTTCCTGCGTCTCGCCATGCCCGGGGTGATCGGCGGGATATTGGGCGCCTATGTGCTGACTTCGCTCGATGCGGCCGTCACCCGCCCGTTCGTGATGGGGTATCTGGCGCTGATCGGCGTCTATCTGCTGATCCGCGCGATCCGTTTTCCGCCCAAGCACCGCCAGCCGAAGATAGTCGAGCCGCTCGGCCTCGCGGGCGGATTTCTCGATGCCGCGGGCGGTGGCGGATGGGGCCCCGTGGTGACGTCCAATCTACTGGTTCAGGGCGCGCCGCCACGCGAGACGATCGGCACGGTCAACACGTCGGAATTCGTCCTGACGATGTCGATCTCCGCCGCCTTCCTGATCCAGATCGGCACCGAGGGATTTTCCGCCGGTTTCCTGAATCCGGTGCTCGGCCTGTTGATCGGCGGCATTATCGCCGCCCCGTTCGGCGCGTTCTTCGCCCGCCGCGTTCCGGCGCGCGCCCTGCTGATCATTGTTGGCGCCGTGCTGACGCTCACCAGCGCGTTCAGCCTGTGGAAAGCGCTGACATGA
- the ahpF gene encoding alkyl hydroperoxide reductase subunit F produces the protein MLDANMTQQLKGYLANIKQPIELVASLGDDAKSRELGELLDEIAALSDLIDVVRADDDKRRPSFMIRRKGTDIGVRFAGIPMGHEFTSLVLALLQVGGHPSKTAQDLIEQIKDIEGDYEFETYFSLSCQNCPDVVQALNLMSVLNPNIKHTAIDGALFKDEVDGRKVMAVPTVFLNGEQFASGRMDLEQIVAKIDTGAEAKAAEKIAKKDPFDVLIVGGGPAGAASAVYTARKGLRVGVAAERFGGQVLDTMGIENFISVPYTEGPKLAAQLEEHVKENDVDIMNLQKAEKLIPAAEEGGLHEVKLANGASLKARTIILSTGARWRQMGVPGEDEYRNKGVAYCPHCDGPLFKGKRVAVIGGGNSGVEAAIDLAGIVAHVTLIEFDSDLRADAVLQRKLASLPNVKIITSALTTKVRGDGDKVTGLTYKDRNHDTEHDVDLEGIFVQIGLVPNTEWLKESVALSPRGEIEIDARGETSQPGIFAAGDCTIVPYKQIVIAMGAGSTAGLSAFDYLIRLPTAEVSEAA, from the coding sequence ATGCTTGACGCCAATATGACGCAGCAGCTTAAGGGCTATCTGGCCAACATCAAGCAGCCGATCGAGCTCGTCGCCAGCCTGGGCGACGACGCCAAGTCGCGCGAGCTTGGGGAGCTGCTTGATGAAATCGCCGCGCTGTCCGATCTGATCGACGTCGTCCGCGCCGACGACGACAAGCGCAGGCCCAGCTTCATGATCCGCCGCAAGGGCACCGATATCGGCGTGCGCTTCGCGGGCATTCCGATGGGTCACGAATTCACGTCGCTCGTTCTCGCGCTGCTGCAGGTCGGTGGGCATCCCTCCAAGACCGCGCAGGACCTGATCGAGCAGATCAAGGACATCGAGGGCGATTACGAATTCGAGACCTATTTCTCGCTCTCGTGCCAGAACTGCCCGGACGTGGTGCAGGCGCTTAATCTGATGAGCGTGCTCAATCCGAACATCAAGCACACCGCGATCGACGGCGCGCTGTTCAAGGACGAAGTCGACGGTCGCAAGGTGATGGCGGTGCCGACCGTCTTCCTCAACGGCGAGCAGTTCGCCAGCGGGCGCATGGACCTCGAACAGATCGTCGCCAAGATCGATACCGGCGCCGAAGCCAAGGCGGCCGAGAAAATCGCCAAGAAGGACCCCTTCGACGTGCTGATCGTCGGTGGCGGCCCCGCCGGTGCGGCCTCGGCCGTCTACACCGCGCGCAAGGGGCTCCGCGTCGGCGTCGCTGCCGAGCGGTTCGGCGGTCAGGTGCTCGACACGATGGGAATCGAGAACTTCATCTCGGTTCCGTACACCGAAGGACCCAAGCTCGCTGCACAGCTCGAGGAGCACGTCAAGGAAAACGACGTCGACATCATGAACCTGCAAAAGGCGGAAAAGCTGATCCCGGCGGCGGAGGAAGGCGGCCTGCACGAAGTGAAGCTCGCCAACGGTGCTTCGCTCAAGGCGCGCACGATCATCCTTTCGACCGGCGCGCGCTGGCGCCAGATGGGCGTGCCCGGCGAGGACGAATATCGCAACAAGGGCGTGGCCTATTGCCCGCACTGCGACGGTCCGTTGTTCAAGGGCAAGCGTGTCGCGGTGATCGGCGGCGGCAATTCGGGCGTCGAGGCGGCGATCGATCTGGCCGGCATCGTCGCGCACGTCACGCTAATCGAATTCGACAGCGACCTGCGCGCCGACGCGGTGCTCCAGCGCAAGCTCGCCAGCCTGCCCAACGTCAAGATCATCACCTCGGCGCTGACCACGAAGGTGCGCGGCGACGGCGACAAGGTGACGGGCCTGACCTACAAGGACCGCAACCACGACACCGAGCATGACGTCGATCTGGAAGGCATCTTCGTCCAGATCGGCCTCGTCCCGAATACCGAATGGCTCAAGGAAAGCGTCGCGCTTTCTCCGCGCGGCGAAATCGAAATCGATGCGCGCGGCGAAACCAGCCAGCCGGGCATCTTCGCGGCAGGCGATTGCACCATCGTGCCGTACAAGCAGATCGTGATCGCGATGGGCGCGGGATCGACCGCCGGACTTTCGGCGTTCGACTATCTGATCCGCCTTCCTACGGCAGAGGTCAGCGAAGCGGCCTGA
- a CDS encoding DUF1989 domain-containing protein: MSLVEIPPRSGAAFSLKAGQTLKVIDPQGTQVSDLLAFAADDVREVISNGRTFDYEETISLTTGNTLWSNRSNRLLEIVEDSVGRHDFLLTPCSEATFRHFYPEHPVHRGCFGNLAEALAPYGVEADAIPVAFNVFMNVPVDGATGKIEVLPPTSAPGDYIRLRAECDLVIGLTACSAYASNGGSFKPIHYEIE, from the coding sequence ATGAGCCTGGTGGAGATACCGCCCCGCAGCGGCGCCGCCTTTTCGCTCAAGGCCGGGCAGACGCTCAAGGTAATCGATCCGCAGGGAACGCAGGTCAGTGATTTGCTCGCCTTCGCGGCCGACGACGTTCGCGAAGTCATCTCGAACGGGCGCACGTTCGATTATGAAGAGACGATCTCGCTGACCACCGGCAATACGCTCTGGTCGAACCGATCGAACAGGCTGCTCGAAATTGTCGAGGACAGTGTCGGGCGGCATGATTTCCTGCTGACGCCGTGCAGCGAAGCGACCTTTCGCCATTTCTATCCCGAGCATCCGGTGCATCGCGGCTGTTTCGGCAATCTCGCCGAAGCGCTCGCGCCCTATGGCGTCGAAGCCGATGCGATCCCGGTGGCGTTCAACGTCTTCATGAACGTGCCGGTCGATGGAGCGACGGGAAAGATCGAAGTGCTGCCGCCGACCAGCGCGCCGGGGGATTATATTCGCCTACGCGCCGAATGCGATCTGGTGATCGGTCTGACAGCCTGCTCTGCCTATGCTTCGAACGGCGGCAGCTTCAAGCCGATCCACTACGAAATCGAATAG
- a CDS encoding DUF2794 domain-containing protein, whose product MGSVTSLPISSPGQVGFDRIELARILDLYGRMVAAGHWRDYAIYCGKDAAIFSAFRRTAERPEFRIEKHPALRNRQGMWALVNESGVIVKRGYELGPVLAPVERRLMKLVGD is encoded by the coding sequence ATGGGGAGCGTTACCTCACTTCCGATTTCCAGTCCCGGTCAGGTCGGTTTCGATCGTATCGAGCTTGCGCGGATTCTCGATCTCTATGGTCGCATGGTCGCCGCCGGACACTGGCGCGACTATGCGATTTATTGCGGCAAGGACGCGGCGATCTTCTCCGCCTTCCGCCGTACTGCCGAGCGCCCCGAATTCCGTATCGAGAAGCATCCGGCGCTGCGCAATCGGCAGGGCATGTGGGCGCTGGTCAACGAGAGTGGCGTGATCGTCAAACGCGGCTACGAACTCGGCCCGGTGCTCGCCCCTGTCGAACGGCGGTTGATGAAGCTGGTCGGCGATTAG
- a CDS encoding DUF4386 domain-containing protein: protein MTASSQTSPGGLRFPARAAGLFYLLTIVAGVYGQMFARASDDALLLRTAILADMVMLSAYIVVTALLYMILREARPHLSAVAAGFSLIGIAVLAAGEIPLLLPTDLIASIAPADFAALALRFHGARFWVSLIFFGVYCMLIGWLYWRSRRVPLPVGALMMLGGAVHLVNHGGGIVFPEFSDAIPRPVAFLPLLGELVFGLWLTVFAVRLPEADDPA, encoded by the coding sequence ATGACGGCATCGTCCCAGACCAGTCCCGGCGGCCTGCGCTTCCCGGCGCGGGCCGCCGGCCTGTTCTACCTGCTGACGATCGTCGCGGGCGTATATGGACAGATGTTCGCGCGCGCATCGGACGATGCTCTGCTGCTCCGCACCGCCATCCTGGCCGATATGGTGATGCTCAGCGCCTATATCGTCGTGACGGCGCTCCTCTACATGATCCTGCGCGAAGCCCGGCCGCATTTGTCCGCCGTCGCCGCCGGTTTCAGCCTGATCGGCATCGCCGTCCTCGCGGCAGGCGAGATCCCGCTGCTGCTTCCGACCGATCTGATCGCCAGCATCGCTCCAGCTGATTTCGCGGCACTGGCGCTGCGCTTTCACGGCGCGCGATTCTGGGTGAGCCTGATCTTCTTCGGCGTCTATTGCATGCTGATCGGCTGGCTCTACTGGCGCTCACGGCGCGTACCGTTGCCTGTCGGCGCATTGATGATGCTTGGCGGCGCGGTGCATCTGGTCAATCACGGCGGTGGCATCGTCTTTCCCGAGTTTTCGGATGCGATCCCGCGTCCCGTCGCCTTTCTGCCGTTGCTCGGCGAGCTGGTGTTCGGGCTCTGGCTGACGGTCTTCGCAGTGCGCCTGCCCGAAGCCGACGACCCAGCCTAA
- a CDS encoding SDR family NAD(P)-dependent oxidoreductase has product MTIRFDDKIAIVTGAGGGLGRAYALELARRGAKVVVNDLGGSRDGTGHSDAALKVVEEIKAAGGTAMSNGGSVTEYDQMVEMVAKAKEAWGGVHVLINNAGVLRDKSFANMAPEDFEFVVDVHLNGSANCTKAVWETMREQAYGRILMTASSTGLYGNFGQANYGAAKLGLAGLTKTLQLEAAKYNIKVNTLAPTAGTRMTEDIFPEEAFKLFTPESVAPAALFLVSEHAPTNAILGAGAGVFQAAYVTLTQGVALTGEELSPEGVAAHWAEITDRKGEMTPQSGSEQAMSIMKKLAG; this is encoded by the coding sequence ATGACCATCCGTTTCGACGACAAAATCGCCATCGTTACCGGCGCCGGCGGCGGCCTGGGCCGCGCCTATGCGCTGGAACTCGCGCGACGCGGCGCGAAAGTGGTGGTCAACGATCTGGGCGGTTCGCGCGACGGCACCGGTCACTCGGATGCCGCGCTCAAGGTCGTCGAGGAAATCAAGGCTGCCGGCGGAACCGCCATGTCGAACGGGGGCAGCGTCACCGAATATGACCAGATGGTCGAGATGGTCGCGAAGGCGAAAGAAGCCTGGGGCGGTGTCCATGTCCTGATCAACAATGCCGGCGTGCTGCGCGACAAGAGCTTCGCGAACATGGCGCCCGAGGATTTCGAATTCGTCGTCGACGTCCATCTCAACGGATCGGCCAACTGCACCAAGGCGGTGTGGGAGACGATGCGCGAACAGGCCTATGGCCGCATCCTGATGACCGCGTCCTCGACCGGTCTCTACGGCAATTTCGGCCAGGCCAATTACGGCGCGGCGAAGCTCGGCCTTGCCGGGCTTACCAAAACGCTCCAGCTCGAAGCCGCCAAGTATAATATCAAGGTCAACACGCTTGCTCCGACTGCGGGCACGCGCATGACCGAAGACATCTTCCCCGAGGAAGCATTCAAGCTGTTCACTCCCGAAAGCGTCGCACCGGCCGCACTGTTCCTGGTGTCGGAACACGCCCCGACCAACGCGATTCTCGGCGCGGGCGCAGGCGTGTTCCAGGCCGCCTATGTGACGCTGACGCAGGGCGTGGCGCTCACGGGCGAGGAGCTCAGCCCCGAAGGCGTCGCCGCGCATTGGGCCGAAATCACCGACCGCAAGGGCGAGATGACGCCGCAGTCGGGATCGGAACAGGCGATGTCGATCATGAAGAAGTTGGCAGGGTAG
- the phoB gene encoding phosphate regulon transcriptional regulator PhoB, with product MARVKMLLVEDDAALAELLTYHFKREDFDVRQTPDGEEALLLAKESAPDIVLLDWMVESLSGIEVCRRLRRSADTANVPIIMLTARGEEEDRVRGLETGADDYVTKPFSPRELVARVNAVLRRVRPALAGEQLTYGDIEMDTVGHKVRRGGEVIPLGPTEFRLLKHFLEHPGWVFSRERLLDAVWGHDADIESRTVDVHIRRLRKAININGRPDIIRTVRSAGYSLDSGV from the coding sequence ATGGCTCGCGTGAAGATGCTGCTGGTCGAGGACGACGCCGCGCTGGCGGAACTTCTCACCTATCATTTCAAGCGTGAGGATTTCGACGTCCGGCAGACGCCGGACGGCGAGGAAGCCCTGCTGCTCGCCAAGGAATCGGCGCCGGACATCGTGCTGCTCGACTGGATGGTGGAAAGCCTGTCCGGCATCGAAGTGTGCCGTCGGCTTCGCCGTTCGGCGGACACGGCGAACGTGCCCATCATCATGCTCACCGCGCGCGGCGAGGAAGAGGATCGCGTTCGCGGCCTCGAAACCGGCGCTGACGATTACGTCACCAAGCCCTTCTCCCCACGCGAACTGGTGGCGCGCGTAAACGCAGTGCTGCGTCGCGTGCGCCCCGCCCTTGCCGGCGAGCAGCTGACCTATGGCGACATCGAAATGGACACGGTGGGGCACAAGGTGCGCCGCGGCGGGGAAGTGATCCCGCTTGGCCCGACCGAGTTTCGCCTGCTCAAGCATTTCCTCGAACATCCCGGCTGGGTCTTTTCGCGCGAACGGCTTCTCGACGCGGTATGGGGGCATGATGCCGATATCGAATCGCGCACCGTCGATGTGCACATTCGGCGGCTGCGCAAGGCGATCAACATCAACGGTCGCCCCGACATCATCCGCACGGTGCGCTCGGCGGGCTATTCGCTCGATTCGGGGGTTTGA